Genomic segment of Schistocerca piceifrons isolate TAMUIC-IGC-003096 chromosome 1, iqSchPice1.1, whole genome shotgun sequence:
ggcgggcagagagagggggtggcggcggcggcggcgggcagagagagggggcggcggcgggcagagagagggggtggcggcggcggcggcggcggcggcggcggcggcggcgggcagagagagggggtggcggcggcggcggcggcgggcagagagagggggtggcggcggcggcggcggcgggcagagagaggggggtggcggcggcggcggcgggcagagagagggggtggcggcggcagcggcgggcagagagagggggtggcggcggcgacggcgccGGGCAGAGTGaggggggtggcggcggcggcgggcagagtGAGGGggtggcgacggcggcggcgggcagAGAGAGGGTGGCGGCAGTGGGCACAGAgagggtggcggcggtggcggtggcggcggtgggcacagagagggtggcggcggtggcggtggcggcggtgggcACAGAGAGGGTGGCGGCGGTGGGCACAGAgagggtggcggcggcggcggtggcggtggcggtggtgggcacagagagggtggcggcggcggcggtggcggtggcgacggtgggcacagagagggtggcggcggcggcggtggcggtggcggcggtgggcacagagagggtggcggcggcggcggtggcagtggtggtgggcagagagagggaggaggcggcggcgggcagagagagggggcggcggcggtggcggcaggacgagagaggaggcggcggcgggcagcgagagggagtggcggcggcggcggcggcaggcagagagagggggtggcggcggcggcggcgggcagagagagggggcggcggcgggcagagagagggggtggcggcggcggcggcggcggcggcggcggcggcggcggcggcggcgggcagagagaggggggtggcggcggcggcggcgggcagagagagggggtggcgtcggcggcggcgggcagAGTGAGGGggtggcgtcggcggcggcgggcagagtgagggggtggcggcggcggcggcgggcagagagagggggaggcggcggcggcggcgggcagagagagggggaggcggcggcggcggcaccggGCAGAGTgagggggtggcggcggcggcgggcagagagagggggtggcGTCGGCGACggcgggcagagagagggggtggcggcggcggcggcgggcagagagagggggaggcggcggcggcggcgccgggcaGAGTgagggggtggcggcggcggcgggcagagtGAGGGggtggcgacggcggcggcgggcagagagagggggtggcgacggcggcggcgggcagAGAGATAGGGTGGCGGTGGgtgtgggcagagagagagggtggCGGCGGGGGCCGCCAGAGAGAGGGTGGCGGCGGGGGCCGCCAGAGAGAgggtggcggcgggggcggccatAGAGAgggtggcggcgggggcggccagAGAGAgggtggcggcgggggcggccagAGAGAaggtggcggcgggggcggccagAGAGAAGGTGGCGGCGGGGGCGACCAGAGAGAGGGTGGCGGCGAGGGGGCCAGAGAGAGGGTGGCGGCGGGGGTGGCCAGAGAGAGGGTGGCGGCGGGGGTGGCCAGAGAGAGGGTGGCGGCgggggtgggcagagagagggtggcgacgggggtgggcagagagagggtggcgacgggggtgggcagagagagggtggcgacgggggtgggcagagagagggtggcgacgggggtgggcagagagagggtggcgacgggggtgggcagagagagggtggcgacgggggtgggcagagagagggtggcGACGGGGGTGGCCAGAGAGAGGGTGGCAACGGGGGTGGCCAGAGAGAGGGTGGCGACGGGGGTGGCCAGAGAGAGGGTGGCGACGGGGGTGGCCAGAGAGAGGGTGGCGACGGGGGTGGCCAGAGAGAGGGTGGCGacggaggtgggcagagagagggtggcgacgggggtgggcagagagagggcggCAACgggggtgggcagagagagggcggCAACgggggtgggcagagagagggcggCGACgggggtgggcagagagagggtggcgacgggggtgggcagagagagggtggcgatgggggtgggcagagagagggtggcgatgggggtgggcagagagagggtggcGACGGGGGTGGGCAGTgagagggtggggaagggggtAGGCAGAGAGAGGGTGGCGACgggggtgggcagagagagggcggCGACgggggtgggcagagagagggtggcgacgggggtgggcagagagagggtggcgacgggggtgggcagagagagggtggcGACGGGGGTGGGCAGTgagagggtggggaagggggtAGGCAGAGAGAGGGTGGCGACGGGGGTAGGCAGAGAGAGGGTGGCGACGGGGGTAGGCAGAGAGAGGGTGGCGACGGGGGTAGGCAGAAAGAGGGTGGCGACGGGGGTAGGCAGAGAGAGGGTGGCGATGGGGGTAGGCAGAGAGAGGGTGGCGATGGGGGTAGGCAGAGAGAGGGTGGCGCGTGCGGGTGGGCAGAGGGAGGGTGGCGATGGTGGTGGgaagagagaagggaaggaggaggtgatgaacagagagaggggggatggaTGGGAAACTGGACAGTgacagtgggagggggaggggcagatgGACAGGGACAGGGGAGAGAAGGCAATCAGAATGTATCCCATATATATTAGACACGTATGCTTTCCCTTTACTTGTTTGTAATGAAGCAGTCTGAGCCACGGCAAAGTGTGGCTGGGTCCAGCTAGTACATCAGTAGCAATCTTAAATATATAAAGGACTAATTCTCTGGTAAACTTACTTAATATACAGTACAGAAGCATTTGTTTTCTTAAACAgttacattttattaaaaatccACCTCCCTAGTCAGCACCACTAATGCGTGCTATTTTTGTGGCACTTGACTCAGATCTAAGCTTGTCAGATTCTGTATGGTGGATGAAACTGTAACATCATTATGTTATTGGCAACAGGGGGAGGGGGCTGTGGAAAGACATTTCATCAGTTTACTATCTGCAAGTGCATGTATTCTGCCACTAAAAATTTGGAAAACATGTTAGTGTGATGAAAAAAAATCaaagtcaaaaataaataaatagaaatcttAAATATTTAATTGACTAACTCTCCAGTAAACGTACCAGTTGGAATTATTGTTATCTGTATGTGTTTTTCAGGAATTATGAACAGCTTCTGTTGAAGGAGTAAAAATTAACCAGATAATATTTTGTTCCAACAATAGGGAGACATCCTGCCATTGTTCAAGAATATTCTTGTCCAGTTTGCCTGATTTTGAAGCTGTTGCCCAGAAATAATTTGCTGAACTGTATACAACTATGGTATTTCAGATGCTACCTGCATCCCAACAGTTATGACTCATTCGCCCATGATAGTGTTGAGTCCCTGTTAATGTCATAATTCCAGATTGGTTAGTACTTAGAATTTCAGCTGCTGAATAATTAGGAATGATAGTGTCTGTTAATTTAATATCAAGTGCAGTCACAGACTTCTATCTCCCTTCTTGCTACTGAGCATGTTTGTTTGTTACAAACTGCATATCTCTGCAATTTAATTTGCACTCTTGTGAACTGCCTTAGAATTCCACACCCAGGTagacccagctttgaaatctgataGTCCAAGCAGTCTAGCTTTTGTGCATGCCTTCCAACTTTTATCAACATCATACACAGCAATGGAATCAACCTTCGGCTTCTGAAAGGTGGATCTGGCGTACTCCAATATGATCTTGAGTTTATCATGTTCCCTTCCATGTTGTTCATAATATCTCAGATAATGAGGTAAACAGTTCCTGTTCTTGACCCTTTGGAAGTGATGCGTAACTGTTTTCAATGACCAGACATTTAGTTTTTGTTACAGTTATCTTCTTGacaaaattgaaaagaacacagttTTAAACTCCATCATTTGTAAAATACTCATAAATTAGTTTGACATTAGTAATATTCATGGAAGGGATTTACACCAGTTCTTCATTCTCCATGACTTCAGTTACAATGGCAtcttcacagttcttgaagaaactGAAGACATTCAGCCTGGTGTAAAACCTCTAACACCTTGTCTGTATCAATTGTCATTGTGAATgatacaaaaacaaatacaaaatgtcCACTTACAGTTTACTACATCACTTACACAAAAATACTAGTGTGTCAGTATGTACTTCTCTTGCACTGTTGCTGAATGCATGGATTATCTACATCCCAAGTAAATTGATTACTATGGTGATGGAGTATGGAAATTTCAATGCCAATATTTCATCCCCAAGGGGAGGGCAAGTTTGGGAGACAAGTTTCTAATCTCCAGTCCTAACAATTTACCATCTGAAATTAGTTGTGTTCTGTCCCTGTAGTTTTGAAACACAATGTACAAGTTTTGCATGGGGAATgagattaaaaataaatgaatagcaATCTAAAAACCCTTACAAGAACTAATCCTCTAGTAAATTTACAAAAtatatgttacagaaaaatgtGTTTTCTTAAGTAGTCCCACTATACTTAAAAATATGCCTTTTTGCGAACACCATCAATGCATGATTTTTCAGTAGCACTGTACTAGGAAGTAAGCTTGTTACAAATCTAatagtggatgaaattttcactgccagtacttgaatggcaaggggaggagaggtggtggggaATATCTGCCAATCTCTTTTTATCAGTTTAATATCTGAGAGTACTAATATTCTGTCCCTGAAATTTTGGAACTTGCTGCACATGTCGTGAGACAAACAAGATGAAAAATaaatatagtagtagtagtagtagtagtagtagtaggcttCTAAAGAGACTTTAAGCTCCCATGCTGATCTCACATGATTCCTCCAAGATGCTCCTGTCTTCCGCTGCCTcttgacagtaaaaaaaaatagtAATTGTAATATCTTTGAATGTTGTTCAGTTTCAGGTGCAGCAGACTCAGTGTCTTCAGCTTAATGTTCAACAGATAACCATGTTACTGGCACATCAAGCACCTCCACAACTGGTTGCTGCTCCCAAGTTTTGAGGCATATGACATTAaaggcatatttttaaaaaatcaattttcgTCTTTTGAAAATTGAATGTAACTGGGTAAGTAAAAAGTCTACTCATCACGTAGTagcaacagaacactcaaataTGAAGGGTAAGGAAGCTGCTTCTTCAGACAGAAGGcttgaagaggaattaatggagaTGAAAAAAAGACTGGTGAAGTTTAGGAAATGGTAGAGTTTGGAAAATTTGCCCAAAACACCcagtcagggaagacttaccaaatagtgtgagaaggaaagactgattgctggaTACTGCACTAgatgatatttgaaaacctgagagcttagcaGCGGAAGATAGTGTAATATGCAAGGCAGAGAAGAAAGCTAAGTGTACTGTAGGAAAAAGCGGTGGGTAGGAAAATTAAATACcttagaaaataaaagacaaagtggactaaaacagagtgaagaaagaaACAGTTAATGAGAAGGAaagctgagataaaagaaattaatgcaAATTA
This window contains:
- the LOC124797402 gene encoding calphotin-like yields the protein MGYILIAFSPLSLSICPSPSHCHCPVSHPSPLSLFITSSFPSLFPPPSPPSLCPPARATLSLPTPIATLSLPTPIATLSLPTPVATLFLPTPVATLSLPTPVATLSLPTPVATLSLPTPFPTLSLPTPVATLSLPTPVATLSLPTPVATLSLPTPVAALSLPTPVATLSLPTPFPTLSLPTPVATLSLPTPIATLSLPTPIATLSLPTPVATLSLPTPVAALSLPTPVAALSLPTPVAALSLPTPVATLSLPTSVATLSLATPVATLSLATPVATLSLATPVATLSLATPVATLSLATPVATLSLPTPVATLSLPTPVATLSLPTPVATLSLPTPVATLSLPTPVATLSLPTPVATLSLPTPSVSEEEICKLFEGSDDKVYPDFSGLKERKVDLSDQNTEYDHGSESELESEDGCDPEETADV